A genomic region of Papaver somniferum cultivar HN1 chromosome 7, ASM357369v1, whole genome shotgun sequence contains the following coding sequences:
- the LOC113300603 gene encoding UDP-glycosyltransferase 74F2-like has protein sequence MEVNYGNHVLVVPYPSQGHINPMLQFSKRLISKGLKITLAITIHVANKMETQINGPVKVEMISDGHDEGGVMQASSPQAYLETFAIVGSQTLTEIIERRSNSGDPVSCVVYDPFLPWALDVTKQFNLMGAAFYTQSCAVSSIYYYVQKGMMKSPATLGEVVSLPGLPPLEFSDLPSFVAGVGPFPALLSTLLEQFHNIDKADWVLFSSFDKLEAEILNFMSKLWKVRAIGPTIPSKYLDKRIEDDEDYGFNLFEPKTSSCMNWLSSKKNNSVVYVSFGSLSAAKQEQMEEIAWTLWECDYNFLWVVKQAEENKIPSEFLEKISTSDKGLMVTWCPQLEVLSHPAVGCFATHCGFNSTLEALSIGVPMIGFPQWTDQPTNAKCIEAMWEVGMRPKVDEEGIARKMEIDLCVREIMGGGEKGKEMRRNASKWKELAKEAMDGGGSSDKNIVELVAQVKLNVIVAK, from the exons ATGGAGGTAAATTATGGAAACCATGTTCTAGTTGTTCCCTATCCAAGTCAAGGACACATTAATCCAATGCTccaattctcaaagagattaatcTCAAAAGGTCTCAAAATCACCTTAGCCATAACTATTCATGTTGCCAACAAGATGGAAACTCAAATTAACGGTCCGGTTAAAGTCGAAATGATTTCAGATGGTCACGATGAAGGTGGTGTTATGCAAGCAAGTAGTCCACAGGCATATCTCGAAACATTCGCAATCGTGGGTTCACAAACCTTGACTGAAATCATCGAGAGACGAAGCAATTCAGGTGATCCGGTCAGTTGTGTAGTTTATGATCCGTTTTTGCCATGGGCATTAGATGTAACCAAGCAATTCAACCTTATGGGAGCTGCCTTCTACACCCAATCTTGTGCTGTTAGTAGTATTTACTATTACGTGCAAAAGGGTATGATGAAATCCCCGGCCACGCTGGGCGAGGTAGTTTCACTTCCGGGGCTGCCGCCGTTGGAGTTTTCGGATCTACCATCTTTTGTTGCCGGCGTTGGGCCTTTCCCGGCATTGTTGTCCACTCTTTTGGAGCAGTTCCATAACATTGATAAAGCAGATTGGGTTCTGTTTAGTTCATTTGACAAGCTAGAGGCTGAG ATATTAAATTTTATGTCAAAGCTATGGAAAGTGAGGGCGATTGGACCAACTATTCCATCGAAGTATTTAGACAAAAggattgaagatgatgaagattatGGATTCAACCTATTTGAGCCAAAAACATCTTCATGCATGAACTGGCTTAGCTCAAAAAAGAACAACTCTGTTGTTTATGTGTCTTTTGGAAGCCTTTCGGCAGCAAAACAAGAGCAAATGGAAGAAATTGCGTGGACACTATGGGAGTGCGATTACAATTTTCTGTGGGTAGTGAAACAGGCTGAAGAAAACAAAATCCCATCTGAATTCCTGGAGAAAATTTCAACATCTGACAAAGGCTTGATGGTAACATGGTGCCCGCAATTGGAAGTTTTATCCCACCCGGCCGTGGGATGTTTTGCGACGCATTGTGGGTTCAACTCTACATTAGAGGCATTGAGTATTGGAGTGCCAATGATTGGGTTTCCGCAATGGACTGATCAACCAACAAATGCAAAATGTATCGAAGCTATGTGGGAAGTAGGAATGAGACCAAAAGTTGATGAAGAGGGAATTGCTAGGAAAATGGAGATTGATTTATGTGTAAGAGAAATTATGGGTGGGGGAGAGAAAGGGAAAGAGATGCGAAGAAATGCAAGTAAATGGAAGGAATTGGCAAAAGAGGCAATGGATGGAGGTGGAAGTTCTGATAAGAATATCGTGGAACTTGTAGCTCAAGTCAAGTTAAATGTTATTGTAGCTAAATAG
- the LOC113296727 gene encoding uncharacterized protein LOC113296727, with product MDAKLGFLSSALQVFDETPERNKFSSMRVWNGLINRNCGDGNLNKASEIFEVMSIRNSNSWSSLMNGYLRIREKERARLVLGMSQRNVASWTTIANGISQDGQQSTDMFSEILDAGSNTDDPVKVSALSAFARIGALETGFSIHNFACHNRFKGSRQIGAELVDMYAKCVKNYCADNMINELQGIAGQSGRATQGCSEQALQCADITRKGEQKQLQNVERNKICSSNGDVTESGASFVREPITFADKKLLVLDLNGLLVDVGKRSCTKRPYCDDFLKFCFERFHVGVWSSRTKKNVNKVVDFLMGDLKENLIFCWDQSHCTETGFKVIGHWYKPLILKELKKLWNKHEQNLPWEKGTFNESNTLLLDDSPYKALCNPLHTGIFPSSYTREDLNDDSLGPGGDIRVYLEGLVEAGNVQKYVERHPFGQPAITRRNPFWCFYRQVHDTVVTKMKQKEFLKYV from the exons ATGGATGCGAAACTCGGGTTTCTAAGTAGTGCTTTACAAGTATTTGATGAAACTCCTGAAAGAAACAAATTTTCCAGTATGCGTGTTTGGAATGGTTTGATTAATAGGAACTGTGGTGACGGTAATTTAAACAAGGCAAGTGAGATCTTTGAGGTAATGTCTATTAGGAATTCTAACTCTTGGAGCAGTTTAATGAATGGGTATTTGagaataagagagaaagagagggcGAGATTGGTTTTGGGAATGTCACAGAGGAATGTGGCTTCTTGGACTACTATTGCTAATGGAATTTCACAGGATGGTCAGCAATCTACGGACATGTTTTCTGAAATATTGGATGCTGGTTCAAATACTGATGACCCAGTTAAAGTTTCTGCTTTATCAGCTTTTGCGAGAATTGGTGCATTAGAAACTGGATTTTCGATCCATAATTTTGCTTGTCACAATAGGTTCAAAGGGAGCAGACAAATAGGGGCAGAGTTGGTTGATATGTACGCTAAATGTGTGAAAAATTACTGTGCTGATAATATGATAAATGAGCTACAAGGAATAGCAGGTCAATCTGGCCGGGCAACTCAAGGATGTTCTGAACAAGCTCTTCAATGCGCTGACATCACAAGGAAAG GTGAGCAAAAGCAGCTTCAAAATGtggaaagaaataaaatttgttCATCAAATGGAGATGTTACTGAAAGTGGTGCTAGTTTCGTAAGAGAACCTATTACTTTTGCTGATAAAAAGCTACTGGTTCTAGATCTCAACGGGTTGCTTGTTGACGTTGGGAAAAGATCAT GTACTAAGAGGCCCTATTGTGATGATTTCCTCAAATTCTGCTTTGAAAGATTTCATGTGGGTGTTTGGTCTTCAAGAACTAA GAAAAATGTGAATAAAGTGGTTGACtttctcatgggagatttaaaggaAAATCTCATATTTTGTTGG GATCAATCCCACTGCACCGAAACAGGTTTCAAAGTTATTGGTCACTGGTATAAGCCTTTGATATTGAAAGAGCTGAAGAAGCTATGGAATAAGCATGAACAAAATCTTCCATGGGAAAAGGGAACTTTCAACGAATCAAACACATTATTGTTGGACGACTCCCCCTACAAAGCTTTATGCAATCCT TTGCACACTGGAATCTTCCCTTCCTCGTATACTCGAGAGGATCTAAACGATGATTCATTGG GTCCAGGAGGAGACATCCGTGTTTATCTAGAAGGTTTAGTTGAGGCTGGAAATGTTCAGAAATATGTTGAGAGACACCCCTTTGGCCAACCCGCTATTACGCGCAGAAATCCTTTTTGGTGCTTCTACCGCCAAGTCCATGATACTGTTGTAACAAAGATGAAACAGAAGGAGTTCCTAAAATACGTTTAG